In one Sulfitobacter sp. LCG007 genomic region, the following are encoded:
- a CDS encoding SRPBCC family protein, whose protein sequence is MTASHAVDLPNDHDRKGLPAWSYFNTEMLEMEKDLLFRRHWQLICHVNDLPEPGDFITMDCVGERALVVRGQDGAVRAFHNLCRHRGSRVVAKESGNCRNSIICPFHGWVYNLDGTLRGAAQPDKLPPLDPVAFGLKPIEIDIWHGFVFVRFQPGPQPSMNEILSRFDSEIAQYDLASLMPSGEGFYSETAEVNWKCVRDVDNEGYHVPMAHPGLDDLFGQHYYDEEFDGGASRSFSIFREGRNRLWSVRAYNSILQAPDRLDDEHKRAWLYIGIFPNAVFGLYPDCVKFYQEFPVEFGRTVQRGTTYRLAQEDRRTRISRYLSSRIDRLTSEEDEELVRWVWEAAFSSGYDGVILSDLENTVRSYHDALRAHFPVLKEDEPPRGEVAARNAELLAARQAAE, encoded by the coding sequence ATGACCGCCTCCCATGCCGTGGACCTGCCAAACGATCATGACCGCAAGGGTCTGCCCGCCTGGAGCTACTTCAACACCGAGATGCTGGAGATGGAGAAGGACCTCCTTTTTCGGCGTCACTGGCAGTTGATCTGCCACGTCAACGATCTGCCAGAACCGGGCGATTTCATCACAATGGACTGCGTGGGCGAACGCGCGCTGGTGGTCCGGGGTCAGGACGGCGCGGTGCGGGCGTTTCACAATCTCTGCCGGCACCGGGGATCGCGCGTCGTCGCGAAGGAAAGCGGCAATTGCCGCAACTCGATCATCTGCCCCTTCCACGGCTGGGTCTACAACCTCGACGGGACGCTGCGCGGCGCGGCGCAGCCCGACAAGCTGCCCCCGCTCGATCCCGTGGCCTTCGGGCTGAAGCCGATCGAGATCGACATATGGCACGGTTTCGTCTTCGTGCGCTTCCAGCCGGGCCCCCAACCGTCGATGAACGAGATCCTTTCGCGCTTCGATAGCGAGATCGCGCAATACGATCTTGCCAGCCTCATGCCATCCGGTGAAGGCTTCTATTCGGAGACGGCGGAGGTGAACTGGAAATGCGTTCGCGACGTGGACAACGAGGGCTACCATGTGCCCATGGCGCATCCGGGCCTCGACGACCTCTTCGGGCAGCACTACTACGACGAAGAATTCGACGGCGGTGCCTCGCGGTCCTTCTCGATCTTCCGCGAGGGGCGCAACCGGCTCTGGAGCGTGCGGGCCTACAATTCGATCCTGCAGGCGCCGGACCGGCTCGACGACGAACACAAGCGCGCCTGGCTCTATATCGGGATCTTCCCCAACGCGGTCTTTGGTCTTTATCCGGACTGCGTGAAGTTCTACCAGGAGTTTCCGGTCGAATTCGGCAGAACCGTGCAGCGCGGAACCACCTACCGCCTCGCGCAGGAAGACCGCCGCACCCGCATCAGCCGCTATCTTTCCAGCCGGATCGACAGGCTTACCTCGGAAGAGGACGAGGAACTGGTGCGCTGGGTCTGGGAAGCCGCATTCTCGAGCGGCTACGACGGTGTGATCCTGTCGGACCTCGAGAATACCGTGCGCAGCTATCACGACGCGCTGCGGGCCCACTTCCCCGTGCTGAAGGAGGACGAGCCGCCCAGGGGCGAGGTTGCGGCGCGCAATGCCGAACTGCTTGCGGCGCGGCAGGCGGCCGAGTGA
- a CDS encoding fumarylacetoacetate hydrolase family protein yields the protein MTRTTATLGASDILPGDASAILVGRVWSEAEGGPCPVLIRQAEVLDLSGISPTVSGLLERDDLLSLLEGDYPSLGPLDGFLDTGSGQGASGRLLAPCDLQAIKAAGVTFAGSMIERVIEERAKGDPGRAEALRHEIAEVLGGSLRGVVPGSDKAAAAKERLQELGLWSQYLEVGIGPDAEVFTKSQPLSAVGCGADIGVHAASSWNNPEPEVVLAVSSAGAIRGASLGNDVNLRDVEGRSALLLGKAKDNNCSAAIGPFIRIFDDRFTLEDVSELTVGLDIHGEDGFTLSDVSRMSEISRAPADLVAQTCNASHCYPDGFMLYLGTMFAPTKDREAPGLGFTHHTGDVVAISADPLGRLVNTVRPCDALPPWTFGTRALMENLAGRGLLK from the coding sequence ATGACAAGAACCACCGCGACCCTTGGCGCTTCGGATATCCTTCCCGGGGATGCTTCTGCGATCCTCGTCGGACGGGTCTGGAGCGAAGCCGAGGGCGGACCCTGCCCGGTGCTGATCCGTCAGGCGGAGGTGCTCGACCTCTCGGGGATTTCACCGACCGTATCGGGCCTGCTCGAGCGCGACGACCTGCTGTCCCTGCTCGAAGGTGACTACCCATCGCTTGGGCCTCTCGACGGGTTTCTCGACACGGGATCGGGGCAGGGGGCCAGCGGCCGGCTGCTGGCGCCCTGCGACCTGCAGGCGATCAAGGCGGCGGGCGTGACCTTCGCGGGCTCGATGATCGAGCGCGTCATCGAGGAGCGCGCCAAGGGCGATCCGGGCCGGGCTGAAGCGCTGCGCCACGAGATCGCCGAGGTGCTGGGCGGCAGCCTGCGCGGCGTCGTGCCGGGCTCGGACAAGGCCGCCGCGGCCAAGGAACGGCTCCAGGAGCTTGGCCTCTGGTCGCAATACCTCGAGGTCGGGATCGGCCCGGATGCCGAGGTCTTCACCAAGTCGCAGCCCCTGTCCGCCGTGGGATGCGGGGCCGATATCGGCGTGCATGCGGCATCGAGCTGGAACAATCCGGAACCCGAGGTGGTCCTCGCGGTCAGTTCCGCCGGCGCGATCCGGGGCGCGAGCCTTGGCAACGACGTCAACCTGCGCGACGTCGAGGGCCGCTCGGCCCTGCTGCTCGGAAAGGCCAAGGACAACAACTGCTCGGCCGCCATCGGCCCTTTCATCCGCATTTTCGACGATCGCTTCACGCTCGAGGACGTGTCGGAGCTGACCGTGGGCCTCGATATTCACGGCGAGGACGGTTTCACGCTTTCGGATGTCTCGCGCATGTCGGAAATCTCGCGCGCGCCCGCCGATCTGGTTGCCCAGACCTGCAACGCCAGCCACTGCTACCCGGACGGGTTCATGTTATACCTCGGCACGATGTTCGCGCCGACCAAGGACCGCGAGGCGCCGGGCCTCGGCTTTACCCATCACACCGGCGACGTGGTAGCGATATCGGCGGATCCGCTGGGACGGCTGGTCAACACCGTGAGACCCTGCGATGCCCTGCCGCCCTGGACCTTCGGAACCCGCGCGCTGATGGAAAACCTGGCGGGTCGGGGGCTGCTGAAATGA
- a CDS encoding IlvD/Edd family dehydratase gives MTGKRRLRSQDWFDNPDHADMTALYMERFMNYGLTPEELRSGRPIIAIAQSGSDLSPCNRHHLDLAARTRDGIRDAGGIPMEFPTHPIFENCRRPTAALDRNLAYLGLVEILHAYPIDGVVLTTGCDKTTPAAIMAAATVDIPAIVLSGGPMLDGHHEGQLAGSGMAIWKGRRAYAAGQIDKEEFLQQALDSAPSVGHCNTMGTASTMNAMAEALGMSLTGCAAIPGAYRERHQMAYRTGRRAVEIVFEDLRPSQILTRAAFLNAIRVNSAIGGSTNAQPHLAAMALHAGVTLEREDWQIHGHDIPLLANVQPAGKWLCEAYHRAGGVPAIMWELMQAGRLDTSCLTITGRSIGENLEGREATDRDVIRRYDEPMMERAGFRVLSGNLFDFAIMKTSVISETFRKRYLSEPGRENVFRSRAIVFDGSEDYHARINDPELDIDADCILVIRGSGPLGWPGSAEVVNMQPPDALLKQGIASLPTLGDGRQSGTSDSPSIVHASPESAAGGGLAWLRTGDMIEIDLNAGTCNALVDADEIERRKGEAPPPVPEDRTPWQRIYRAEASQLSDGATMKSAEGFHRIAEKLPRHNH, from the coding sequence ATGACCGGGAAGAGACGTCTGCGCAGTCAGGACTGGTTCGACAATCCCGATCACGCCGACATGACCGCGCTCTACATGGAGCGCTTCATGAACTACGGCCTGACCCCGGAGGAGCTCCGTTCGGGCCGCCCGATCATCGCGATCGCCCAGTCGGGGAGCGACCTGTCGCCCTGCAACCGCCACCACCTCGATCTTGCCGCCCGGACCCGCGACGGCATCCGCGACGCGGGCGGCATTCCGATGGAATTCCCGACCCACCCGATCTTCGAGAACTGCCGGCGCCCTACCGCCGCGCTGGACCGCAACCTCGCATATCTCGGCCTGGTCGAGATCCTGCACGCCTATCCCATCGACGGTGTCGTGCTGACCACGGGCTGCGACAAGACCACGCCCGCCGCGATCATGGCGGCGGCGACTGTGGACATTCCCGCCATCGTTCTGTCGGGCGGTCCGATGCTCGACGGCCATCACGAGGGACAGCTTGCCGGCAGCGGCATGGCGATCTGGAAGGGACGGCGGGCCTATGCCGCGGGGCAGATCGACAAGGAGGAGTTCCTCCAGCAGGCGCTCGATTCCGCGCCTTCGGTGGGCCATTGCAACACCATGGGCACGGCATCGACCATGAACGCCATGGCCGAGGCGCTGGGCATGTCGCTGACGGGCTGCGCCGCGATCCCGGGCGCCTACCGCGAACGCCACCAGATGGCCTACCGCACCGGACGCCGGGCGGTCGAGATCGTCTTCGAGGACCTGCGCCCCTCGCAGATCCTGACCCGCGCGGCTTTCCTGAATGCGATCCGCGTGAATTCCGCGATCGGCGGATCGACGAACGCCCAGCCCCATCTCGCCGCGATGGCGCTACATGCGGGGGTGACGCTGGAACGCGAGGACTGGCAGATCCACGGCCATGACATTCCGCTGCTCGCAAATGTCCAGCCGGCGGGAAAATGGCTTTGCGAGGCCTATCACCGCGCGGGCGGGGTTCCGGCGATCATGTGGGAGCTGATGCAGGCGGGCAGGCTCGACACGTCCTGCCTGACCATCACGGGCCGCAGCATCGGCGAGAATCTCGAGGGGCGCGAGGCCACGGATCGCGACGTGATCCGGCGCTACGATGAGCCGATGATGGAACGGGCCGGCTTCCGGGTGCTGTCGGGCAACCTCTTCGATTTCGCGATCATGAAGACCTCGGTGATTTCCGAGACGTTCCGCAAACGCTATCTGTCCGAACCCGGGCGCGAGAACGTGTTCAGGTCGCGCGCCATCGTCTTCGACGGCTCCGAGGATTACCACGCCCGGATCAACGATCCGGAACTCGACATCGACGCCGACTGCATCCTCGTGATCCGCGGTTCGGGCCCGCTCGGCTGGCCGGGCTCGGCCGAGGTGGTCAACATGCAGCCGCCCGACGCTCTGCTCAAACAGGGCATCGCGAGCCTTCCGACGCTGGGCGACGGGCGCCAGTCCGGCACCTCGGACAGCCCCTCCATCGTGCATGCCTCTCCGGAAAGCGCCGCGGGCGGCGGGCTTGCCTGGCTCAGGACCGGCGACATGATCGAAATCGACCTGAACGCGGGCACCTGCAATGCGCTGGTCGATGCGGACGAGATCGAGCGGCGCAAGGGCGAGGCCCCGCCGCCGGTGCCCGAGGACCGCACGCCCTGGCAGCGCATCTACCGCGCCGAGGCGAGCCAGCTTTCCGACGGTGCCACGATGAAATCGGCCGAAGGCTTCCACCGGATCGCGGAGAAGCTGCCCCGGCACAATCACTGA
- a CDS encoding YdeI family protein, whose protein sequence is MGEADRRCGVWFDRLDIWQAEARALRAILLETELVEAFKWRAPVYTVDGANICNVAVTRSYCAAGFFKGVLLEDRHGLLIAPGANTRSVRMAKFTDLAAIEDARTALKAYIAEAIALERSGAKVDLPKDDFDYPDELIEAMEADAALKEAFEALTPGRQRGWVLHFAQAKQSDTRRSRIEKATPKILDGMGMHDR, encoded by the coding sequence ATGGGTGAAGCGGATCGCCGGTGCGGAGTCTGGTTCGACAGGCTGGATATCTGGCAGGCCGAGGCGCGGGCGCTGCGGGCAATCCTTCTTGAGACCGAGCTTGTCGAGGCCTTCAAGTGGCGGGCGCCGGTCTACACCGTCGATGGGGCGAATATCTGCAATGTGGCCGTCACCAGATCCTACTGCGCCGCAGGATTCTTCAAGGGTGTCCTGCTCGAGGACAGGCACGGTCTGCTGATCGCGCCGGGCGCCAATACCCGGTCGGTGCGGATGGCGAAATTCACCGATCTCGCGGCGATAGAGGACGCGCGAACTGCCCTGAAGGCTTACATCGCCGAGGCCATCGCGCTTGAACGCAGCGGGGCGAAGGTCGATCTGCCGAAGGATGATTTCGACTACCCCGATGAACTGATCGAGGCGATGGAGGCGGATGCAGCCCTGAAAGAGGCCTTCGAGGCCCTGACGCCGGGCCGACAGCGCGGCTGGGTGCTTCATTTCGCGCAGGCAAAGCAATCCGACACCCGCAGGTCGCGGATCGAGAAGGCAACGCCCAAAATCCTCGACGGGATGGGGATGCACGACCGCTAG
- a CDS encoding 3-keto-5-aminohexanoate cleavage protein: MSGQEGKVIITCAITGAIHTPTMTPHLPITPDQIATEAIAAAEAGAAILHLHARDPETGRPDQTPEGFAAFLPRIKQATEAVVNITTGGSPYMSVEERVLPAARFKPEVASLNIGSMNFGLYPLLRKYKDFRFEWERAHLEGSRDLVFRNSFKDIEYVLETCYGNGTRFEFECYDISHLYNLAHFAERGLVKPPFFVQSVFGLLGGIGPHPEDVMHMKRTADRLFGADYRWSVLGAGANQFRIAAQAAAMGGNVRVGLEDSIWAGKGQLATSNAVQVGKVRQIIEGLGLAVATPDEAREILSLKGGDQVAF; the protein is encoded by the coding sequence ATGAGCGGACAGGAAGGCAAGGTGATCATCACCTGTGCGATCACGGGCGCGATCCACACCCCTACGATGACGCCCCATCTGCCCATCACCCCCGACCAGATCGCGACCGAGGCCATCGCGGCCGCTGAAGCCGGGGCCGCGATCCTGCACCTGCATGCGCGCGACCCCGAGACCGGCAGGCCCGACCAGACACCCGAGGGCTTCGCGGCTTTCCTGCCGCGCATCAAGCAGGCAACCGAAGCGGTGGTGAACATCACCACCGGCGGCAGCCCCTACATGAGCGTCGAGGAGCGCGTTCTGCCGGCGGCACGATTCAAGCCGGAAGTGGCCTCGCTCAACATAGGGTCGATGAATTTCGGGCTCTATCCCCTGCTGCGAAAGTACAAGGATTTCAGGTTCGAGTGGGAACGCGCGCATCTGGAAGGCTCGCGCGATCTGGTGTTCCGCAATTCGTTCAAGGATATCGAGTACGTGCTCGAGACCTGCTACGGCAACGGCACGCGCTTCGAGTTCGAATGCTACGACATCTCGCATCTCTACAACCTCGCTCATTTCGCCGAGCGCGGTCTGGTGAAGCCGCCCTTCTTCGTCCAGTCGGTCTTTGGACTGCTCGGCGGGATCGGTCCGCATCCCGAAGACGTGATGCACATGAAGCGCACCGCCGACCGGCTTTTCGGCGCGGACTACCGCTGGTCGGTGCTGGGTGCCGGGGCCAACCAGTTCCGCATCGCCGCACAGGCAGCAGCGATGGGCGGCAACGTGCGCGTGGGGCTCGAGGACAGCATCTGGGCCGGCAAGGGGCAGCTCGCCACCTCCAACGCGGTGCAGGTGGGCAAGGTGCGCCAGATCATCGAGGGGCTGGGGCTTGCGGTCGCCACGCCGGATGAAGCGCGCGAGATCCTGTCGCTCAAGGGTGGGGATCAGGTGGCGTTCTGA
- a CDS encoding c-type cytochrome produces the protein MLALLIVLNATPLPAQEFFTLKGHGGPVKGVATAADGTILTASFDNSVGVWKSGKPLWLEGHAAAVNAVISVGPGSVVSAGDDFGVLLWDVAGGTSRELGRHLGKVIRLALSPDGTRVASASWDGTLGLWPLSGTGAPLTLEGHGGGVNDVAFSPDGARLYSASADGTIRVWDATTGDPIRPLVRHGFGVNTLAIAPDESWIAYGAVDGGTRVLSLPDGEAMADFTLDRRPILAMASSAPAHRIAVGDAEGYIMMIDTLEWRISEDFRATLSGPVWALAFSPDGRNIHAGSLDNALYSWPLAGLESPAVMAGTQRSFLRPPAAMSNGERQFQRKCSICHALGPDGERRAGPTLHGLFGRPAGRVEGYAYSETLENARIVWNEETVDRLFDLGPDHYIPGSKMPMQRITAPEDRADLIAFLRQATAATGK, from the coding sequence TTGCTCGCCCTGCTCATCGTGCTGAACGCCACACCGCTGCCGGCGCAGGAGTTCTTCACCCTCAAGGGGCATGGAGGGCCGGTCAAGGGCGTCGCCACAGCCGCCGACGGCACCATCCTCACGGCGAGTTTCGACAACTCGGTCGGCGTCTGGAAATCCGGGAAACCGCTCTGGCTCGAGGGACACGCGGCCGCGGTCAACGCCGTGATATCCGTCGGCCCGGGCAGCGTGGTCTCGGCGGGGGATGACTTCGGCGTGCTGCTCTGGGACGTGGCCGGCGGCACCTCGCGCGAACTGGGCCGGCACCTGGGAAAGGTCATCCGCCTCGCCCTGTCGCCGGATGGCACGCGGGTCGCGTCGGCAAGCTGGGACGGCACGCTTGGCCTGTGGCCACTAAGCGGGACGGGCGCCCCTCTGACGCTCGAGGGCCACGGGGGCGGCGTCAACGACGTGGCCTTCTCGCCCGATGGCGCGCGGCTCTACAGCGCTTCGGCGGACGGAACCATACGCGTCTGGGATGCCACGACCGGCGATCCGATCCGCCCGCTCGTGCGCCACGGGTTCGGCGTCAACACGCTGGCCATCGCGCCCGATGAAAGCTGGATTGCCTATGGCGCGGTCGATGGCGGCACCCGCGTCCTGTCGCTGCCGGATGGCGAAGCCATGGCCGATTTCACGCTCGACCGCCGCCCGATTCTCGCCATGGCATCGAGCGCACCCGCGCATCGCATCGCGGTCGGCGACGCCGAGGGCTACATCATGATGATCGATACCCTCGAGTGGCGCATATCGGAGGACTTCCGCGCCACGCTCTCCGGTCCGGTCTGGGCGCTGGCCTTTTCGCCGGACGGGCGAAACATCCACGCCGGGAGCCTCGACAACGCGCTCTACAGCTGGCCCCTCGCCGGTCTGGAAAGCCCCGCCGTCATGGCCGGCACGCAACGCTCTTTCCTCAGGCCGCCCGCCGCGATGTCCAACGGCGAGCGGCAGTTCCAGCGCAAATGCTCGATCTGCCATGCGCTGGGGCCGGACGGGGAACGCCGCGCGGGCCCGACGCTTCACGGCCTCTTCGGGCGGCCTGCGGGGCGTGTCGAAGGCTACGCCTATTCCGAGACGCTGGAAAATGCCAGGATCGTCTGGAACGAAGAGACCGTCGACCGCCTCTTCGATCTGGGCCCGGATCATTACATCCCCGGCTCGAAGATGCCGATGCAGCGCATCACGGCCCCCGAAGACAGGGCGGATCTGATCGCCTTTCTCAGGCAGGCGACCGCCGCGACGGGCAAGTAG
- a CDS encoding ArnT family glycosyltransferase has translation MRSGLVTAFAIIAGVTLWRVVWLAWNGTDLFVDEAQYWLWGRNLDFGYYSKPPMIGWLIRLVTEVSGSSAAFWVRLPAPLLHMLTAILLMLCAREVFGEAVARWVGPIYVALPMSSVGSFMLSTDTVMLPFLALALWRYLRLLETRRAGDAVIAGLALGVGLLSKYAAIYFCIGMGLAALHQPAARPPVRLALLLLGTALLVLSPNLIWNAGHQAVTFRHTADNANWSGGGLHWDRAAEFFFSQFAVVGPVFFGALLRACWLAFHRRLPGIALTLLMFAMPVVLLVTGQALMSRAYANWAVAAYVAGTILAVKMLAGRPRWLWAGQALNLCLALALPVLLAMPERVTLPGGTPLFERYLGRSDVSRWAGDIARQNGIGTIVSDQRDLLADLHYSLRDTDFDLFATPPDGAPENYYEQRFAVPEHLEDDTLLLSFRAAPECPGVVMLAEKALDSGAYTNKTLRAARVPARCYRGGN, from the coding sequence ATGCGATCGGGTCTTGTGACCGCATTCGCGATCATCGCCGGCGTGACGCTCTGGCGGGTGGTCTGGCTGGCCTGGAACGGCACCGACCTTTTCGTTGACGAGGCGCAGTACTGGCTCTGGGGCCGGAATCTCGACTTCGGCTACTACTCCAAACCGCCCATGATCGGCTGGCTGATCCGGCTGGTGACGGAGGTTTCGGGCTCCTCTGCTGCTTTCTGGGTCAGGCTGCCTGCGCCGCTTCTCCATATGCTCACGGCGATCCTGCTGATGCTCTGTGCCCGCGAGGTCTTTGGCGAGGCCGTCGCGCGCTGGGTGGGGCCGATCTATGTCGCGCTGCCGATGTCCAGCGTCGGATCCTTCATGCTCTCGACGGACACGGTAATGCTGCCGTTCCTCGCGCTGGCGCTCTGGCGCTATCTGCGTCTGCTCGAAACGCGCAGGGCGGGGGATGCCGTCATTGCGGGCCTCGCGCTCGGGGTCGGGCTTCTGTCGAAATACGCCGCGATCTACTTCTGCATCGGCATGGGACTTGCCGCGCTGCATCAGCCTGCGGCACGCCCGCCGGTCCGTCTGGCGCTGCTGCTTCTGGGCACGGCGCTTCTGGTCCTGTCGCCGAACCTGATCTGGAACGCCGGCCATCAGGCCGTCACCTTCCGGCACACGGCGGACAACGCCAACTGGTCGGGAGGCGGATTGCACTGGGACAGGGCCGCCGAGTTCTTCTTCTCGCAATTCGCCGTCGTCGGCCCTGTCTTCTTCGGCGCGCTTCTCCGGGCCTGCTGGCTGGCCTTCCACCGGCGTCTGCCGGGTATCGCGCTGACGCTGCTGATGTTCGCGATGCCCGTCGTGCTGCTTGTCACGGGACAGGCGCTGATGAGCCGGGCCTATGCCAACTGGGCGGTGGCGGCCTACGTCGCCGGCACCATTCTCGCGGTGAAGATGCTTGCGGGGCGACCGCGCTGGCTCTGGGCGGGGCAGGCGCTCAACCTCTGTCTCGCGCTCGCCCTTCCGGTCCTGCTTGCCATGCCGGAACGCGTGACGTTGCCCGGCGGCACGCCGCTGTTCGAGCGCTACCTCGGCCGCTCCGATGTCAGCCGCTGGGCGGGGGATATCGCGAGGCAGAACGGGATCGGCACGATCGTTTCGGATCAGAGGGATCTACTGGCCGACCTCCATTACAGCCTGCGCGATACGGATTTCGACCTTTTTGCCACGCCGCCCGATGGTGCGCCGGAAAACTATTACGAGCAGCGGTTTGCCGTTCCTGAGCACCTTGAAGATGATACACTTCTGCTGAGCTTCAGGGCGGCGCCGGAGTGTCCGGGTGTCGTGATGCTTGCAGAGAAAGCGCTCGATTCCGGCGCCTACACCAACAAGACCCTGCGCGCGGCAAGGGTGCCGGCGAGGTGCTACAGGGGAGGCAACTGA
- a CDS encoding phosphatase PAP2 family protein, whose product MVSSATLSRTLAFTLALTGLAAFVFSLFPGLDLAFSRIFHDPEDGFWLSRVAFMELLRRGFWNAMDLAGVFAIVLLVIELIRPRWSPIRPRAALFALSCFALDSGLLVDRLLKEHWGRARPRDITFFDGDLIFTPALTMSDQCQSNCSFVSGEASGIVTLCMLFLLLVVPCLKKSSRRPAIRLAVSLTALAALLRIAVGAHFLSDVIFAALFAVLISVSLYRVFGLHRVGVLRERTAGAPLPVTFRPGRRAKWD is encoded by the coding sequence ATGGTTTCAAGCGCGACCTTAAGCCGGACGCTTGCATTCACGCTCGCCCTCACCGGGCTGGCCGCCTTCGTCTTCAGCCTCTTTCCCGGCCTTGACCTTGCCTTCAGCCGCATCTTTCACGATCCGGAAGACGGCTTCTGGCTGTCGCGCGTCGCGTTCATGGAACTGCTGCGGCGCGGGTTCTGGAATGCGATGGACCTCGCCGGGGTGTTTGCCATCGTCCTGCTGGTGATCGAGCTCATCCGCCCGCGCTGGAGCCCGATACGCCCGCGCGCGGCGTTGTTCGCCCTGAGCTGCTTCGCGCTCGACAGCGGACTGCTGGTCGACAGGCTGCTGAAGGAACACTGGGGCAGGGCGCGCCCCAGGGATATCACGTTCTTCGATGGGGACCTGATCTTCACGCCGGCCCTGACGATGAGCGATCAGTGCCAGAGCAATTGCAGCTTCGTGTCGGGCGAGGCGAGCGGCATCGTGACGCTGTGCATGCTGTTTCTGCTGCTTGTCGTGCCCTGCCTGAAAAAGTCCAGCCGTCGTCCTGCCATCCGGCTGGCGGTGTCGCTCACGGCGCTCGCGGCGCTGCTGCGGATCGCGGTCGGCGCCCATTTCCTGAGTGACGTGATCTTCGCGGCACTCTTCGCGGTGCTGATCTCGGTCAGCCTTTACCGCGTGTTCGGGCTTCACCGCGTCGGCGTGCTCCGGGAGCGGACAGCGGGAGCCCCTTTGCCCGTCACTTTCCGGCCCGGTCGGCGGGCAAAGTGGGACTGA
- a CDS encoding lipid-A-disaccharide synthase N-terminal domain-containing protein, with protein MNEVFEFLHVETMAEFGWVMFGLAGQLLFTARFIVQWVASEREKRSVIPLAFWYFSVGGGLILFAYALYRKDPVFVLGQSMGLFIYLRNLWLIHAERRRNSLLSPTLPADRAGK; from the coding sequence ATGAATGAAGTCTTCGAATTCCTCCATGTGGAAACGATGGCCGAATTCGGCTGGGTCATGTTCGGCCTCGCCGGACAGCTTCTGTTCACCGCACGGTTCATCGTCCAGTGGGTGGCATCGGAACGCGAGAAACGCTCGGTCATCCCGCTTGCCTTCTGGTATTTCTCCGTCGGCGGCGGACTGATCCTGTTTGCCTACGCGCTCTATCGCAAGGACCCGGTCTTCGTGCTCGGGCAGTCCATGGGCCTTTTCATCTACCTTCGCAATCTCTGGCTGATCCATGCGGAGCGGCGGCGCAACAGCCTGCTCAGTCCCACTTTGCCCGCCGACCGGGCCGGAAAGTGA
- a CDS encoding glycosyltransferase family 2 protein, whose product MTEVSIVVPMKNEAGNIGPLIDGIVKACSGGPDFEVIVVDDGSTDSSAQEVASRSAADPRIRLLRHDRSGGQSAAVHSGVMAARGAIVCTLDGDGQNPPEELPALYAPFFAPDVPPAIGLVAGQRVGRQDSMSKKLASRLANGLRGRLLRDGTRDTGCGLKAFRRDAFLALPYFDHMHRYLPALFKGAGHDVAHVDVSHRPRTEGRSKYNNLQRGLVGAVDLFGVMWLLRRAKKARVRAQERIEP is encoded by the coding sequence ATGACCGAAGTTTCCATTGTCGTTCCCATGAAGAACGAAGCCGGCAATATCGGGCCTCTCATCGACGGGATTGTCAAGGCCTGCTCGGGCGGACCCGACTTCGAGGTGATCGTCGTGGACGACGGATCGACGGACAGTTCGGCGCAGGAGGTCGCTAGCCGGTCCGCAGCGGATCCGCGCATCAGGCTTCTGCGCCACGATCGCAGCGGCGGACAAAGCGCGGCTGTCCACAGCGGCGTCATGGCGGCGCGGGGTGCGATCGTGTGCACGCTCGACGGCGACGGACAGAACCCCCCCGAGGAGCTTCCCGCGCTCTATGCCCCGTTCTTCGCCCCCGACGTCCCTCCTGCGATCGGCCTCGTGGCCGGCCAGCGCGTCGGCCGCCAGGACAGCATGTCCAAGAAGCTCGCCTCGCGCCTCGCCAACGGGCTGCGCGGCCGCCTGCTGCGCGACGGGACCCGCGACACGGGCTGCGGGCTCAAGGCGTTTCGGCGCGACGCGTTTCTCGCCCTGCCCTATTTCGATCACATGCACCGCTATCTGCCCGCCCTCTTCAAGGGCGCGGGCCATGACGTGGCGCATGTGGACGTGTCCCACAGGCCCCGTACCGAGGGGCGATCGAAATACAACAACCTGCAGCGCGGACTTGTCGGAGCGGTCGATCTCTTCGGCGTCATGTGGTTGCTGCGGCGCGCCAAGAAGGCGCGCGTCAGGGCACAGGAAAGGATCGAACCATGA